From Granulimonas faecalis:
GGGCGTGGCCGGCGGCGCCCCCATCGAGCAGACCGACTGCACTCTCTGCGGCCAGTGCGTGACCCACTGCCCCACGGGCGCCCTGCGCGAGCGCGACGACACCGAGCGCGTCTTCGATGCCATCGCCGACCCCGACACCACCGTGGTGGTGCAGGTGGCCCCGGCCGTGCGCGCGGCCTGGGGCGAGTCGCTCGGCCTCTCCCACGGGGAGGCCACCATCGAGCGGATGGCCGCCGCGCTGCGCGAGGTCGGCGTCGACTACGTCTTCGACACCAGTTGGAGCGCCGACCTCACCATCATGGAGGAGGGCAGCGAGCTCCTCGCCAAGGTGGCCGAGGCGCTTGAGCTAGGGCCGGACCACCCGGACGCCCCGCGCTTCCCCATGTTCACGAGCTGCTGCCCCGGCTGGGTGCGCTACGCCAAGGCCCACCACCCGGAGCTCGTGGACCAGCTGTCCACGGCCAAGTCGCCGGGGCAGATGTTCGGTGCCGTCACCAAGAGCTGGTTTGCCGAGAACGCCGGGCTCGACCCCCACAGGATCTTCTCCGTGGAGGTCATGCCGTGCCTGGCCAAGAAGGCCGAGGTGGCCTACGGGCCCATGAACGACGCCTGTGGCGACCCCGACGTGGATGTCTCGCTCACCACCCGCGAGATGGACCGCATGTTCCGGGCGGCATGCATCGATGTGGCGTCGCTGCCCGAGGGCGAGCTCGACCAGCCCCTGGGTACCTTCACCGGTGCCGGCGTGATCTTCGGCGCCACCGGCGGCGTCATGGAGGCTGCCCTGCGCACGGCCCATGCCCTCACCACGGGCGAGGAGGCCGACGCCGACGCCTTCTCGGACGTCCGCGGCATGGACGGCTGGAAGGAGGCTGTGTTCGACATGGGCGGCATGCCCCTGTCGGTGGCCGTGGTGAGCGGCCTGTCCAACGCCGAGCGGCTCATCGAGGCCGTGGAGGCGGGCGAGGCGAGCTACCACTTTGTGGAGGTCATGGCCTGCCCCGGCGGCTGCGCAGGCGGCGGCGGACAGCCCATCCATGACGGCTGCGAGCTGGCCGACGAGCGCGGCGACGTGCTCTGGGGCCTGGACCGTGCCATGCCCCTGCGGAAGTCCCACGAGAACCCGCAGGTGCAGGCCGCCTACCGAGACTACTTCGGCGAGCCTCTGAGCCACCGCTCCCACGAGCTGCTCCACACCGACCACCACGCGTGGAAGATGCCCAACGAGGTGTAGGCCTCGTAGGCACAGGCGCGACGACCGAGCGGCGGCCCCCGCACCCGGTGCGGGGGCCGCTTCCTGTCTTCCCGCACCCCCCTCCGCACCTGAACACGGTTGAGGACACCCCCTCCGGCACCTGAACGTGTTCGGGGGTGGATTTTGCACACCTGAACACAGGCGAGGGTGATTTCCGGGCCCGTTTCGTGTCCGAAGTCGCCCTCAACCGTGTTCAGGTGCCGTGGATGCCGTGGCTGCCGCGGTTTTCGGGGTCCGGGTGCGCCCTCACCCCTCGAACAATGCGGACGAGATGCCCACCAGCAGCAGCGTCGCCACAAAACAGGCCCCGAGAAGGGCGACCCAGAGAACGGCGGGGTGCCGGGCGGTCGAGAAGCGCCGCTCGCCTCTGAGGAACCACCGGGTGAGAAGGCCCGGCACCAGGCCCATGCACACGCCGATGGAGAGGCACTGGAAGTCCCAGAGCGGCTTGCCCATCCCGGGGTGCGACGGGGTCATGAGGAGGCCGCAGGCCATGAGCGCGCAGAACAGCGCCCCTACCACGGTGGCGGCGGTGGCCAGGCGTCGACGCCAGGCGGGAGGGGCGCCGCCCCCTCGGGGCGTCCCCGCGGGCGAAGGGTGGATCGTCCCCTGCGCCGTAGGCCGACGATCCCGCCCGTCGTGACCTGCGGGAGAGGCCGTCGGGCGTTCGGGCCGGTGCGCCTCGGCGGAGCCCTCGCCGACGGCGCGCTCCAGGTTCCGGGCGAAATCGAGGGCGGTGGCCGGACGGTCGGCGGGGGAGAGGGAGCACGCCCGCTCGATGACCCGGCGTAGGGGTGCGGGCACCACCGCGGGGTCGTCGAGGGCCTCCTCGCAGATGGGCGATGCGGGCGACAGCCCCGTGAGCAGGAAGGCGGCGAGTCTGCCCAGGGCGTACACGTCCGTGCGGGGGTCCGTCTCGGCAAACCCGTACTGCTCGGGGGCCGCGAAGCCCCGCGTGCCCAGCACGACGGTGTCGTGGCGCTTGGTATCGGGGCCCGGGCGCCGGGCGATGCCCGCGTCGATGATGCAGGCGCCGAGGGGCCCCACGACGACGTTCGCGCAGGAGAGGTCCCGGTGGACGATGCCCAGCCTGTGGAGCTCGGCCGCCCCTTGGGCCACTTGGCCGATCAGCGGGACGACGTCCTTGGGGGCGAGGGCGCCCTGGGCCTCCACGACCTGCTCGAGGGTGGGGCCCGGCACGTAGTCCATGAGCACGGAGAGGCCCCAGGGCTCCCGGTCCACCTGCCACACCCTCACCAGGGCCGGGTGGGACGTCCGGGAGAGGGCGTCCCACACCTCCGGGTTGGCCGTCTCCGCGGGGACGAGCTTCTGCACGAACACCCGGTCGGCGCCGTCGCTCACCAGCAGGGTGGCGTCGTGCTCGGAGCGTCGTGCCAGCTCCTTGAGCCGTGTCAGCGGTGGGATGGGTCTCACGATGGGTGTGTCCATGGGGGCCTTCATCGGCAGGGGGCGGTTGCGGGGGCGTGGGCGGTTGGCGTCGGGCGCCTCATCGGGCGGGGGAGAGCGTCCCCATCCCGCGGCGGTAGAGCTCCTCGTCGGTGCGCTGGCAGGAGAGCCCGTGCCGGATGCACCAGATCACGACGGCGTCGCGGGGGTCCTGGGGCGCGAGCCGCCCCTGGTTGGCCAGCGCGAGCAGCCGTTGGGTCTGGGTGAGCGTGCAGCCGAGCGCGCGGGAGAGCAGCAGCGCGTTGTTGCGGGTGATGCGGCGGGTGCCCTGGAACACCTGGTAGCCGAAGGTGGCGTTGAGCCCGGCCTCGCGGATGACCTCAGGCCTCGTGAGCGGCTGGGCTGCCAGGAGGGTGTCGAGGTAGGCGGACAGGGTGGCGGGCGCCTGCTTTCCCGACGCCTTGAGCTCGGCCAGGTACCCGTCCAGCGTGCAGGCCTCCTCCAGACGGGCCATGAGGTTCTCCGTGGTGTGCGCCATGGTCGCTCCAATATCTATGAAACTTAACCATTGAGATGGTATCACATATGGGACATGTGGGGGATTTTGGGGACGGCCATGGGCCCTACCGTCGAGAAACGCCGGTGTCGAGGAGTCTGCCCCCGATGATGCACGGCCATCCCGCCCCGCGTTGACCGTCGTTTTCATGCAGTCATGAGGCCTATGGAACCTACCACCTTTCATCGCTGCGCGCATTAGCCACCAGCTAATGCGTCACCCGGGATACGTTTTTTAGAATGCCGTTTGTCTGAAAACATGCTTAATCAAGGATGCCGTCCGGCCCGGCGGGGCGACCCCGTGCCGCCCCGCCGGGCCCATCGGTAAGGAGCGCATCATGACCCATACAGCGAAGCTCGGCGCCGCGGCCTGCGCCTGCCTGCTCGCCCTCTCCCTGGGGGCCTGCGGAGGCGGCTCGGACACCGGCTCGGGCACCACCGATCCCGGCAACGGTCAGGGGTCCCAGGAACAGCAGGCCCAGCAGGCCGAGCCCGCCGAGGACGCCCCGTACCAGGTCACCATCGACAGCGCCCAGGTCGTGAAGACGTACGACGGCGGCGACGCCGTCTGCATCACCTTCACCTTCACGAACAACTCCGACGAGGCCGAGGCCTTCGGCACCGCCACCCGCGTCACCGTCTACCAGGACGGCGTGGAGCAGGAGATCGCCATGCCCGCGGAAAGCCCCGCGAACTACGGCAACTCCATGAGCAAGGTGAAGGCGGGGTCGTCCATCACCGTCGACGGCGTCTACGAGCTGGCCAACACCACCTCCCCCGTGGAGGTGGAGGTCGCCGAGCTCTTCAACCTCGACGGGACCGTCCTCGCCGAGAAGACCTTCGACCTCTCCTAGGGCACCGTCCGAGCCCGTGGGCCGTGCGGCCCCGTGGGTCGTCCGACCTGCGGGGCCGCCATCCGTCCCGGCGCCCCGTTTTCACCCCTGTGAAAAGGGCGGCCACCGCCCGACACCCCGGCCGCCACCTTGGTAGCTTTTAAGAAACAGACCGAGGAGGGCCCATGGACTTCAACACCGAGTGCATCCACGCCGGGTACCAGGCCGGTAACGGGCAGCCGCGCACGCTGCCCATCGCGCTGAGCACCACCTACCCCTACGACTCCTGCGAGCAGGTGGCGCGGCTCTTCGACCTCTCGGAGGAGGGCTTCTTCTACTCGCGCATCGCCAATCCCACGTGCGACGCCGTGGAGCGCAAGATCGCCGCCCTCGAGGGCGGCGTCGGGGCCCTGCTCACGAGCTCGGGCCAGGCCGCCAACCTCATCGCCGTGCTCAACGTGGCCTCGGCCGGCGACTCCATCGTGGCGTCGAGCGCCATCTACGGCGGCACGGTGAACCTCTTCTCGGTCACGCTCAAGCGCTTTGGCATCGAGACCCGCTACGTGGGGCCCCGCGCCACCGAGGACGAGATCCTCTCCGCCGTGGACGAAACCACCAAGGCGGTCTTCGGCGAGACCGTGGCCAACCCGGCCCTCGACGTGCTCGACATCGAGACCTTCGCCGCGGCCGCCCATCGGGCCGGCCTGCCCCTGATCGTGGACAACACCTTCCCCACGCCGGTGCTCTGTCGGCCCATGGACTGGGGTGCCGATATCGTCACCCACTCCACCACCAAGTACATCGACGGCCATGCCATGACCGTGGGCGGCGTCGTCGTGGACTCCGGGCGGTTCGACTGGGAGGTCTCCGGCCGCTTCCCGGGCCTCACCGAGCCCGACGAGAGCTACCACGGCACCGTCTACACCCGCGACTTCGGCGACTCGGCCTACATCGTGAAGGCCCGCGTGCAGCTCATGCGCGACCTCGGCTGCTACCCGCCGGCCACCAACGCGTTCATCCTCAACGAGACCCTGGAGACCCTGCCCCTGCGCATGGCCCAGCACGGGTCCAACGCCCTGACCGTGGCCCGCTGGCTCGAGGGCCGTCCCGAGGTTGAGTCGGTGAGCTTCCCGGGGCTGGAGTCGAGCCCCGACCACGACCTCGCCGGAAAGTACCTGCCGAACGGCTGCTGCGGGGTCATCTCGTTCGTGCTCTCCGGCGGCCGCGAGCGTGCCGCGGCGCTGCTCGACGCCCTGGAGATGGTGCGCATCGAGGTGCACGTGGCCGACTCCCAGACCTGCGCCCTGCACCCGGCGAGCTCCACCCACCGCCAGCTCACCGACGACCAGCTCGCCGCCGCGGGCGTGGGGCCGGGCCTCGTGCGCCTGTCCTGCGGCCTAGAGAGCCCCGAGGCCATCATCGCCGACCTGGAACAGGCCCTGGCCGCCATCGCCTGACGCCCCCTGTCCCACCACCCGGACACTTTTGTCCCAATGGTCGGACACTTCTGTCCCATCATCAATCACGTAATAGGATAAGTGACAGATGGGCCAGGCACCTTTGTCACGCCAGGCGCATATGGAAAGGCCCGCCGGCGGCCGGTGCCGTCGGCGGGCCTGGAGGCGGTGATGCGACGCCGCCCGGTGGCTCCTTGCCGTATGGGTGCTAGCCCTGCCGGGTGACGTTCTCCTCGGCCACGTAGACGAAGCCCGGGGTGCCCTCGGCGGGCAGGGAGTTGTAGGCCACCATCTCGGCGATCTCGGCGGGCGTGGCGCTCTTGGGCTCGGTCTCGAGCAGGTACTCGGTGCTGGCGCGGCGCTCCATGGCCTCGCGGAAGTCCTTGGTCCCCACGAAGACCTCCTGCTTGTAGGGGTTCACGCCGAGCTTCTTGGCGCGGTAGAGGATGTAGGCGAGGGCCGCGACGTTGGCGACGAGGGCCACGATCGAGACGACGAGGTTCACGTTGGGGTTGTTCACGGAGTCGGCCGCGAAGACGGAGTCGTTGGCGAACATCGGCACCATCTGGCAGAACATACACCAGATGGAGAGGGTGAAGGCGCGGTTCTGGATCCAGCCGCCCTTGTTCCACCACAGGCCGGCGATGGTCGGGGCAAACAGCAGGGCCACGCCGCAGTACCAGGAGTGGGTGGGCAGGTTGTTGTAGGTGTAGCAGAAGTTCCACAGGTCGTAGGCGATGATGAACACCCACGTCATGTCGGGCCACAGCATGTCCTGGCGCTTCTTGGAGATGTAGATGCCAAACCAGCCGGTCATGCAGAAGATGTTGATGAGGCCGGCGATGCCGTTGAAGACGTTGTGCCAGCCGCCGTAGAGGGTCACGCCCTCGGTGGAGACCCACGTGGTGCCGAAGGCGCGGAAGGCGCTCTCGAAGTCGCTCACCACGGCGATCAGGATGTTGATGGCCACGATGATGAAGGGGAACGCCTTGAACCAGTGGGAGCGGCCGATCTTGCCCCAGCCGTACTTGAGCATCATGAAGCCGATGCACCCCGCCGTGGCCGCATAGACCTTGGCGTAGTGGAACCAGCTGTTCATGTCGGTGTGCGTGGGGTTGTTGAGCGCCCACTCGGCGCCCATGGCCGCGCCGATCTCGACGGCCAGGCAGTAGACCGTCATGACGCCGCACACACCGAAGAACATGACGATGCCGCCGGTCTTGCTCCTCCGGGCGAACTCGTTGAGGCCGATGAGGGCCCCCAGGACCATGAACAGCCCCAGCCATTGGTAGAGCGCGTTCGGCCCGTACACGGAAAACAACATTCGCTTCCTCCCTTAATCGTGGGACCTGTCTATATGGAGCGTCTGCGCGACGATGTCGGCCGCCATCTCGTCGTCGACGGACGGGTTGTTGCGCAGGAGCCCGATGACACCGGTGATGAGCATGTAGAGGGTCTCGTAGAGGTGGTCGATCTCTATGGTGTGGAGGCTCCCGTAGTCCTTCACGGTGGTGTCTATGAGGTAGTGGGCGGTGTGGTCGACCACCCGGTGGATGAAACCAAGGTAGAGCGAGGTGTTCTCGGTGGAGTTGAGGTCGGACCTGAACGAGTCCCTCTCGAGGATGGCGTTTCGCACGAGGCGCACCACCGATAGGAGGGCCTCGTCCACGTCGCCCTTCCGGCGCCGCTCGTTCCAGTAGGAGAGGGCCTCCACGTAGTCGCCCACGTAGTCGTCGAGCACCGCGGAGGTAACGGCGTCCTTGTCGCTGAAGTAATGGTAGAAAAGCGACCGTGTGACGCCAACGCGGTCGGTGATGTCCTGGATGGAGGTGCGGGCCAGCCCCTTCTCCTGGTAGAGGTCGCGGGCGGCACAGAGGAGTTCCTCCCGTCGCCGGTCGCGCCCCCTATCCTTTTGCCGGCCCATGGACTCCCCTTTCAAATCGACATCAGCCTAGGACTCGGTTTGACGCGCTGTCAATATACAGATTTGGCAATTCGTCAACGGTCCTCCGGCGGGGTCCCCCACAAGAAACGCCCCCGGGTGCGCTGGGCGTCCGGGGGCGTCTGGTGGGGCTGGATGCCGTCGGGAGGGCTAGTCCTCGACGATCTCGGTGATGGCACCGGTGGGGCAGGCCTCCATGCACTGGCCGCAGGCGATGCAGTTGTCCTCGTTGGCCACGACGGCGCACTCGTCGCCGAGCTCGAGGGTGTCGGTGGGGCAGGTGTCGACGCACACGCCGCAGCAGATGCACTCGTCGGCATCGATAACAGGATGGGCCATGGTTCTCTCCGATCGTCGGGGTAGTCGGCCCGCGGCGCGCGCGGGCCCCGTGTGAAGTGAATATAGCAAGAATGGCGGGCTTTGCAAGAATAGGTTCTGGACTTTTCCGCATCGTGTCCACCGCCAAAAAGTTAGCCAAAGTTGCAGGTACATGGTTTATATACCACCTGTCTACAGGTATTTGCTCCCCACACAACGCGTTCACGGTTGCCGGTCCCCTGTTAGCGGCTTCCACCAGCGGTGATAAGGCTCCATGAGGCCATCTGCGCATGCTCCGGCACTCTGAGTTGTGGAGAACCAGAAAATATATGTTGCCCAGACTTAGATTATGTGTAGTATGTTCCGCAAAGGATATAAGCCTCACCAGTGTAATGCCGGCATCGACGGCCCCCTCGGCCGCCACAGGGCCCTGCACCACGAGGCAGGCATGAAAGGAAGGCCAGTTATGGCAAACAAGATTCTGGGCATCGACCTCGGCACCACCAACTCCGCCATGGCGGTCCTGGAGGGCGGCGAGCCCACCATCATCGTGAACGCCGAGGGCGACCGCACCACCCCGTCCGTGGTGTCGTTCCAGCCCGACGGCGAGCGTCTCGTGGGCAAGGCGGCCAAGAACCGCGCCGTCACCAACCCGCAGAACACCGTCTTCTCCGTCAAGCGCTTCATGGGCCGCAAGTTCGACGAGGTCCAGAGCGAGATCAAGACCGTCCCCTACACCGTGAAGCCGGGCAAGGACGGCCGCGTGGTCATCGACATCGAGGGCACCGACTACACCCCCGAGCAGATTAGCGCCATGACCCTCGCCAAGATGAAGGCCGACGCCGAGAAGTACCTCGGCGAGACCATCACCGAGGCCGTCATCACCGTCCCCGCCTACTTCAACGACGCCCAGCGCCAGGCCACCAAGGACGCCGGCAAGATCGCCGGCCTCGAGGTCAAGCGCATCGTCAACGAGCCCACCGCGGCCGCCCTCGCCTACGGCCTCGAGAAGGCCGATGGCGACCAGAAGATCCTGGTCTTCGACCTGGGCGGCGGCACCTTCGACGTCTCCCTGCTCGAGCTCGCCGACGGTGTGACCGAGGTCCTCGCCACCAACGGCGACAACCACCTGGGCGGCGACGACTGGGACCAGCGCATCATCGACTGGGCCGCCGACAAGTTCCAGAAGGAGGAGGGCGTCGACCTTCGCAAGGACCCCATGGCCCTGCAGCGCCTGAAGGAGGCCGCCGAGAACGCCAAGAAGGAGCTCTCCAGCGCCCAGCAGGCCACCATCAACCTGCCCTTCATCACCTCGGTCGACAACGCGCCCAAGCACCTCGACTACACGCTCACCCGCGCCGAGTTCGAGCGCCTCACCCGTGACCTGCTCGACCGCTGCAAGGAGCCTGTGACCAAGGCCCTCAAGGACGCCGGCCTCAACATCTCCGACATCGACGAGGTCATCCTCGTGGGCGGCTCCACCCGCATGCCCGCCGTGCAGGAGCTCGTGCAGAAGATCACCGGCAAGAAGCCGAACATGTCCGTGAACCCCGACGAGGTCGTGGCCGACGGCGCCGCCGTCCAGGGCGGCGTGCTCACCGGCGACGTCGACGGCATCCTGCTGCTGGACGTCACCCCGCTGTCCCTCGGCGTCGAGACCATGGGCGGCGTCATGACCAAGATGATCGACCGCAACACCACGATCCCGACCTCCAAGACCGAGATCTACTCCACGGCCGCCGACAACCAGACCTCCGTCGAGATCAACGTGCTCCAGGGCGAGCGCGAGTTCGCCGCCGACAACAAGAGCCTCGGCCGCTTCCAGCTCACCGGCATCCCGGCCGCCCGCCGCGGCACCCCGAAGATCGAGGTCACCTTCGATATCGACGCCAACGGCATCGTGAAGGTCTCCGCCAAGGACCTCGGCACCGGCAAGGAGCAGCAGATCACCATCTCCGGCTCCACCGCCCTGTCCGACGAGGAAGTCGACCGCATGGTCAAGGACGCCGAGGCCAACGCCGAGGAGGACAAGCAGCGCAAGGCCGACATCGAGGTCCGCAACCAGGTCGACAGCCTGGCCTACTCCACCGAGGAGACCCTGAAGGACCTCGGCGACAAGGTGCCCGCCGACATGAAGTCCGAGGCCGACGCCGCCGTCGAGGAGGCCAAGAAGGCCCTCGAGGGTCAGGACATCGACGCCATCAAGGCCGCCGGCGACAAGCTCCAGGAGGTCGGCCACAAGCTGGCCGAGGTCGTCTACTCCAGCGCCCAGGACGGCGCCGCCCAGGACGCCGGCTCCTCCGACGACGACGTGGTCGACGCCGATTACGAGGTCGTCGACGACGAGGACGAGAAGTAAGAGGCCCTGACACGCCGCACGACCCGTCCCGGGGCCCCGTGCCCCGGGACGTCCCTTTGGAGGAGGCGACAACCGTGGATCAGAACGAGGAGCTCGACCCCGAGATGGTCGAGGCTGCCATCCGTGCTGGCGAGCAGGCCGCCAAGGACGACCTCGCCAAGGACGCCGACAAGATGCGCGCCGAGCGCGACGAGCTGCAGAGGCAGCTGGCCGACGCCCAAGACGAGGTCCAGAAGGCCCAGACCGAGGCGGCCGACGCCGCGGCCCGCGTGGCCCGTCTGCAAGCCGACTGGGACAACTACCGCAAGCGCACGGCCGCGGAGCGCGTGGCCGAGCGCGCCCGCGCCACCGAGAAGCTCGTGGAGAGCCTGCTCCCGGCCATCGACGACCTCGAGCGCGCCGTGGAGCACGCCCAGGGCATCGACGACGCCCAGGTGAAGGAGCTGGGCGCCGGCATCGCCAACGTCCACGCCAAGATCGTGGGCGTCCTCGAGCGCGAGGGCGTCGAGGTCATCGACCGCCCCGGCGAGGCCTTCGACCCCTTGCGTGAGCAGGCCGTGGGCCAGGTGCAGGACGCCGAGGCCTACGACGACTCCGTGGCCCAGGTGCTGCGGCGCGGGTACGCCATGGGCGGCAAGGTGATCCGACCGGCCATGGTCTCCGTGACCGTGGGCGGCCCCAAGCGCCCGGCCCCCGCCGACGACGGCGGGGAAACCGCCTAGGACCCGCTTGACGCGCGGGTCGCCACGGCACCCGCACGGCCATCGGGGGTACATGCCCCGGTGACGGAACAACCCGAACCAAGCGCGCCCGGGCCGAGCATCGTCCCGGGCGCGCTTTCGCGAGAACCCAAAGAAAGGGGGTGCGAACTCGATGCCTAAGAAGAACTTCTACGACGTGCTGGGCGTCTCCCGCGACGCGTCGGCCGACGAGATCAAGAAATCCTTCCGCAAGCTGGCTCAGAAGCACCATCCCGACGCCGGTGGAGACGAGCAGAAGTTCAAGGAGATCTCCGAGGCGTACGAGACGCTCTCCGACCCCGAGAAGCGCAAGGAGTACGACCAGGTCCTGATGTTCGGGGGCATCCCCGGCGCCGACTTCGGCGGCGACGGCGGCCGCGGCCGAGCCTACACCTACACGGACGGCGGCTTCGACTTCTCCGACATCTTCAGCGGCTTCGGCGGCGGCGCCGCCTCAGCCCAGGACGACGGCGGCTTTGGCGGCTTCGACTTCTCGTCGATCTTCGGCGGGGGCAACCCCGGGAACCGCGTCCAAAAGGGCGGGGACCTTACCATGTCCATCGACGTGACCTTCGAGGAGGCCCTCACGGGCGCCCAGCGCAAGGTCACCTACCGCATCCCGTCCACGGGCGAGGAGCAGAGCCTCACGGTCAAGATTCCGGCCGGCGCCGTCAACGGTGGCAAGCTGCGCTATCGCAAGCGCGGCGAGTTCGGGCGCAACGGTGGCGAGCGCGGCGACCTCGTGATCACCACTCGCGTGGCCGAGCACCCCGTCTTCAAGCGCGACGGCGCCGACGTCCGTATGGACCTGCCCATCTCCATCTACGAGGCCGCCCTCGGCGCCACGGTGGAGATCCCCACCCCCGAGGGCAAGACCGTGCGTCTCAAGGTGCCCAAGGCCACCCAGGACGGCAAGGTCTTCCGCTTCAAGGACCTGGGCGCGCCCAACGTCAAGAAGAAGGGCGCCAAGGGCGCCCTGTACGTGACGGTGAAGGTGGAGGTGCCCACGCGCCTCTCCAAGGAGGAGCGTGGCGCGCTCGAGGAGGCCCAGGCCGCCGACCACCACGACTACCGCCGCGACATAGAGAAGCTCGTCAAGGACGCGGCCAAGGAGTCCAAGTCCAAGTAACGGCCTCCGGGCAGGCCTCGAATCTCTGGAGGAGGCAACGATGAAAGAACCGCAGGGCCCCAAGGCCAACCGCACCAAGCCCCTCTACATGATCTCGGTGGCCGCCGAGCTCACCGGCATGCACCCGCAGACCCTCAGGGTCTACGAGCAGAAGGGCCTCGTCAGCCCCGGCCGCTCCCGGGGCAACACCAGGCTGTACAGCCAGGCGGACATCGACCGGCTGCACCTCATCGGCAGGCTCACCGACGAGGGCATCAACCTGGCCGGCGTGGTGCGCATCCTCGAGATGCGTGAGCGCGCCGAGGCCCGGGACGACGAGATCGACCAGCTGCGGGCGCGCGTCCGCGAGCTGGAGGACCAGGTCAGCGAGTTCCGCACCCAGGTCCGCATAACCGCCCTCGCCCCCTACGACGGCAAAGGGCCCGAGCAGGTCCTCCGTGGATTTCTTCGGGGCGACGTGGGTGACTGATTCAAAAGACCCGGGTTCGGGGGCAGAAGCCCCCACAGAACCCCATCGATACGTGTAATGGGAGGTATCGCATGAACGTCAACAAGCTCGCCGTCACCGCGGCCGAGGCCCTCCAGACGGCCCTCGGCATCGCGACCGACGTCGACGCAAGCGCCTGCGAGCCGGTGCACCTGCTCAAGGCGCTCCTGGCCTCAGGCGAGCGCAACCTCGACTCCATCATCGAGAAGATCGGCGCCAACCCCCGCTCCCTCGAGCACCAGGCCGACGACGCCATCGCCAAGGAGCCCAAGGTCTCCGGCTCGGGCCTGTCGCAGATGGGGCTCTCGCGCGGCCTCGTGAAGGTCTTCGACGAGGCCGAGAAGCTCGCCGCCAAGATGGGCGACTCCTACGTGACCACCGAGCACCTTCTCGTGGCCCTCTGCGAGGACAAGGGTGCCGCCGGCTCCATCCTCAACGGTGCCGGCCTCACCGCCAAGCGCGTCCAGGCCGCCTACGAGGAGCTCCGCGGCGACGAGCACGTCACGAGCGCCGACGCCAAGCCGGAGTTCGAGGCCCTCGAGCGCTACGGCCGCAACGTCACCGAGCTCGCCCGCATGGGCAAGCTCGACCCGGTGATCGGCCGTGTGGAGGAGATCCGCCGCACCGTCCAGGTGCTCTCGCGCCGCACCAAGAACAACCCCGTCCTCATCGGCGAGCCCGGCGTGGGCAAGACAGCCATCGTCGAGGGCCTGGCCGAGCGCATCGTGGCCGGCGACGTGCCCTCCACCCTCAAGGACAAGGACATCGTCGAGCTCGACATGAGCGCCCTCGTCGCCGGCGCCAAGTACCGCGGCGAGTTCGAGGAGCGCCTCAAGAGCGTGGTCAAGGAGGTGCAGAAGTCCGACGGCCAGGTGATCCTGTTCATCGACGAGCTGCACACCATCGTGGGCGCCGGGGCCACCGAGGGTTCCATGGACGCCGGCAACATCCTCAAGCCGGCCCTCGCCCGTGGCGAGCTGCGCGCCATCGGCGCCACCACCCTCGACGAGTACCGCAAGTACATCGAGAAGGACGCCGCCCTGGCCCGCCGCTTCCAGACCGTGCTCGTCTCCGAGCCCACGGTGGAGGACACCATCTCCATCCTCCGCGGCCTCAAGGAGAAGTACGAGATGCATCACGGCGTGCGCATCACGGACGCCGCCCTCGTCTCGGCCGCCGACCTCTCCAACCGCTACATCTCCGACCGCTTTC
This genomic window contains:
- a CDS encoding ATP-binding protein — translated: MAHPVIDADECICCGVCVDTCPTDTLELGDECAVVANEDNCIACGQCMEACPTGAITEIVED
- a CDS encoding heat shock protein transcriptional repressor HspR, with the translated sequence MKEPQGPKANRTKPLYMISVAAELTGMHPQTLRVYEQKGLVSPGRSRGNTRLYSQADIDRLHLIGRLTDEGINLAGVVRILEMRERAEARDDEIDQLRARVRELEDQVSEFRTQVRITALAPYDGKGPEQVLRGFLRGDVGD
- a CDS encoding nucleotide exchange factor GrpE, giving the protein MDQNEELDPEMVEAAIRAGEQAAKDDLAKDADKMRAERDELQRQLADAQDEVQKAQTEAADAAARVARLQADWDNYRKRTAAERVAERARATEKLVESLLPAIDDLERAVEHAQGIDDAQVKELGAGIANVHAKIVGVLEREGVEVIDRPGEAFDPLREQAVGQVQDAEAYDDSVAQVLRRGYAMGGKVIRPAMVSVTVGGPKRPAPADDGGETA
- a CDS encoding DnaJ C-terminal domain-containing protein; amino-acid sequence: MPKKNFYDVLGVSRDASADEIKKSFRKLAQKHHPDAGGDEQKFKEISEAYETLSDPEKRKEYDQVLMFGGIPGADFGGDGGRGRAYTYTDGGFDFSDIFSGFGGGAASAQDDGGFGGFDFSSIFGGGNPGNRVQKGGDLTMSIDVTFEEALTGAQRKVTYRIPSTGEEQSLTVKIPAGAVNGGKLRYRKRGEFGRNGGERGDLVITTRVAEHPVFKRDGADVRMDLPISIYEAALGATVEIPTPEGKTVRLKVPKATQDGKVFRFKDLGAPNVKKKGAKGALYVTVKVEVPTRLSKEERGALEEAQAADHHDYRRDIEKLVKDAAKESKSK
- a CDS encoding TetR/AcrR family transcriptional regulator, with product MGRQKDRGRDRRREELLCAARDLYQEKGLARTSIQDITDRVGVTRSLFYHYFSDKDAVTSAVLDDYVGDYVEALSYWNERRRKGDVDEALLSVVRLVRNAILERDSFRSDLNSTENTSLYLGFIHRVVDHTAHYLIDTTVKDYGSLHTIEIDHLYETLYMLITGVIGLLRNNPSVDDEMAADIVAQTLHIDRSHD
- the dnaK gene encoding molecular chaperone DnaK codes for the protein MKGRPVMANKILGIDLGTTNSAMAVLEGGEPTIIVNAEGDRTTPSVVSFQPDGERLVGKAAKNRAVTNPQNTVFSVKRFMGRKFDEVQSEIKTVPYTVKPGKDGRVVIDIEGTDYTPEQISAMTLAKMKADAEKYLGETITEAVITVPAYFNDAQRQATKDAGKIAGLEVKRIVNEPTAAALAYGLEKADGDQKILVFDLGGGTFDVSLLELADGVTEVLATNGDNHLGGDDWDQRIIDWAADKFQKEEGVDLRKDPMALQRLKEAAENAKKELSSAQQATINLPFITSVDNAPKHLDYTLTRAEFERLTRDLLDRCKEPVTKALKDAGLNISDIDEVILVGGSTRMPAVQELVQKITGKKPNMSVNPDEVVADGAAVQGGVLTGDVDGILLLDVTPLSLGVETMGGVMTKMIDRNTTIPTSKTEIYSTAADNQTSVEINVLQGEREFAADNKSLGRFQLTGIPAARRGTPKIEVTFDIDANGIVKVSAKDLGTGKEQQITISGSTALSDEEVDRMVKDAEANAEEDKQRKADIEVRNQVDSLAYSTEETLKDLGDKVPADMKSEADAAVEEAKKALEGQDIDAIKAAGDKLQEVGHKLAEVVYSSAQDGAAQDAGSSDDDVVDADYEVVDDEDEK